The following are encoded together in the Erwinia sp. E602 genome:
- a CDS encoding beta-ketoacyl-ACP synthase III yields MYTKIIGTGSYLPEQVRTNADLEKMVETTDEWIVTRTGIRERRIAGPDETVATMGFHAAERALEMAGVDKNDVGLIVVATTSSSHAFPSSACMIQQMLGIDDAASFDLAAACAGFTYALSVADQYIKNGAVKNALVIGADVLARMLDPNDRGTIILFGDGAGAVVLGASEEQGIISTHLHADGRYGQLLTLPNQDREHQDTPSYVTMAGNEVFKVAVTELAHIVDETLTANNLDRSAVDWLVPHQANLRIISATARKLGMDMDKVVVTLDRHGNTSAASVPTALDEAVRDGRIQRGQLILLEAFGGGFTWGSALVRF; encoded by the coding sequence ATGTATACGAAGATTATCGGTACGGGCAGCTATCTGCCCGAGCAGGTGCGGACTAACGCCGATCTGGAAAAAATGGTGGAAACAACGGACGAGTGGATTGTCACCCGTACCGGGATCCGTGAGCGTCGTATTGCCGGCCCGGATGAAACCGTCGCCACCATGGGCTTCCACGCCGCCGAGCGCGCGCTGGAAATGGCCGGTGTGGATAAAAATGACGTTGGTCTGATCGTGGTGGCCACCACCTCATCCAGCCATGCGTTTCCGAGTTCAGCCTGCATGATCCAGCAGATGCTGGGAATTGATGATGCCGCCTCTTTTGACCTGGCAGCGGCCTGCGCGGGCTTTACCTACGCGCTGAGCGTGGCCGATCAGTACATTAAAAACGGCGCGGTGAAAAATGCGCTGGTGATCGGTGCCGACGTGCTGGCACGCATGCTCGATCCAAACGATCGCGGCACGATCATTCTGTTTGGCGATGGCGCGGGAGCGGTGGTACTGGGTGCCAGCGAAGAGCAGGGCATTATCTCCACGCACCTGCACGCTGACGGCCGTTATGGTCAGCTGCTGACCCTGCCGAATCAGGATCGTGAACATCAGGATACCCCATCCTATGTCACCATGGCCGGTAATGAAGTGTTCAAGGTTGCCGTGACCGAACTGGCGCACATCGTCGATGAGACGCTGACGGCAAATAACCTTGACCGTTCTGCCGTCGACTGGCTGGTGCCGCACCAGGCTAACCTGCGCATTATCAGCGCCACCGCCCGCAAGCTGGGTATGGACATGGATAAAGTAGTGGTGACCCTCGATCGCCACGGCAATACCTCTGCCGCTTCCGTGCCAACGGCGCTGGATGAAGCGGTACGCGATGGCCGTATTCAGCGCGGTCAGCTGATTCTGCTGGAAGCCTTTGGTGGCGGGTTCACCTGGGGTTCCGCGCTGGTTCGCTTCTGA
- the tmk gene encoding dTMP kinase — protein sequence MNSKFIVIEGLEGAGKTTARDAVVAELQRHGINDIVFTREPGGTPLAEKLRELIKQGIEGERVTDQAELLMLYAARVQLVENVIKPALARGAWVVGDRHDLSSQAYQGGGRGMDSALMRTLKQAVLGDFAPDLTLYLDVTPEIGLQRARARGELDRIEQESLNFFIRTRDRYLALAAADPRILTIDATRPLAQVSQDLQQTLAGWLQDVR from the coding sequence ATGAACAGTAAATTTATCGTTATTGAGGGCCTGGAAGGGGCGGGTAAAACCACGGCACGGGATGCGGTGGTCGCTGAACTGCAGCGGCACGGAATTAACGATATTGTCTTTACCCGCGAGCCGGGCGGTACGCCTCTGGCGGAAAAGCTGCGCGAGCTGATCAAGCAGGGCATCGAGGGGGAGCGCGTCACCGACCAGGCAGAGCTGCTGATGCTCTATGCCGCCCGCGTACAGCTGGTCGAAAACGTGATTAAGCCGGCGCTGGCACGCGGTGCCTGGGTGGTTGGCGATCGTCACGATCTCTCATCGCAGGCTTACCAGGGCGGCGGCCGCGGCATGGACAGCGCGCTGATGCGCACGCTAAAGCAGGCGGTGCTGGGCGACTTTGCCCCCGATCTGACCCTGTACCTCGACGTGACGCCGGAAATTGGCCTGCAGCGGGCGCGGGCGCGTGGCGAGCTGGATCGGATCGAACAGGAGTCGCTGAACTTCTTTATCCGCACCCGTGACCGCTATCTGGCGCTGGCCGCCGCAGACCCACGCATCCTCACCATCGACGCCACCCGTCCGCTGGCGCAGGTCAGCCAGGATCTGCAGCAAACGCTGGCCGGCTGGTTACAGGACGTCCGATGA
- the rluC gene encoding 23S rRNA pseudouridine(955/2504/2580) synthase RluC, producing MKTNTPAVQYVAISADEAGQRIDNFLRTQLKGVPKSMIYRILRKGEVRVNKKRIKPEYKLEAGDEVRIPPVRVAEREEEAVSPKLAKVAALTAAILYEDDHILVLNKPSGTAVHGGSGLSFGVIEGLRALRPEARFLELVHRLDRDTSGILLVAKKRSALRSLHEQLREKGMQKDYLALVSGQWPSHVKSVRAPLLKNILQSGERIVKVSAEGKPSETLFKVEERYDVATLVKASPVTGRTHQIRVHTLHAGHPIAFDDRYGEAGFDQQLGGTGLKRLFLHAAALKFTHPGSGEEMRVEAPLDDELKRCLAVLRNKSKA from the coding sequence ATGAAAACCAATACTCCAGCCGTACAGTATGTTGCCATTTCCGCTGATGAAGCGGGGCAGCGCATCGATAACTTTTTACGCACCCAGTTAAAAGGTGTGCCGAAAAGTATGATTTACCGCATCCTGCGCAAAGGCGAGGTGCGGGTGAACAAAAAACGCATTAAACCGGAATATAAGCTGGAGGCCGGCGACGAGGTGCGCATTCCGCCGGTTCGGGTGGCAGAACGTGAAGAGGAGGCGGTCTCGCCTAAGCTGGCCAAGGTCGCGGCGCTGACCGCTGCCATCCTCTATGAAGATGACCACATTCTGGTGCTGAATAAGCCGTCAGGCACCGCGGTACATGGTGGCAGCGGGCTCAGCTTTGGCGTGATTGAGGGCCTGCGGGCGCTGCGGCCGGAGGCGCGCTTCCTTGAACTGGTGCATCGCCTGGATCGTGATACCTCTGGCATTCTGCTGGTGGCGAAAAAACGTTCCGCACTGCGTTCGCTGCACGAACAGCTGCGGGAAAAGGGCATGCAGAAAGACTACCTGGCGCTGGTCAGCGGACAGTGGCCGTCGCACGTCAAATCGGTGCGCGCGCCGCTGTTGAAAAATATTCTGCAAAGCGGCGAGCGGATAGTGAAGGTCAGCGCTGAAGGGAAACCGTCGGAAACGCTGTTTAAAGTGGAAGAGCGCTACGATGTGGCAACGCTGGTCAAGGCCAGCCCGGTGACCGGGCGCACCCATCAGATCCGCGTCCACACCCTGCACGCCGGCCATCCGATCGCGTTTGACGATCGCTACGGTGAAGCCGGCTTTGATCAGCAGCTGGGCGGCACCGGCCTCAAGCGTCTGTTCCTGCACGCGGCAGCGCTGAAATTCACGCATCCGGGCAGCGGCGAAGAGATGCGGGTCGAAGCACCGCTGGATGATGAGCTGAAACGCTGCCTCGCCGTGCTGCGCAACAAGAGCAAGGCGTAA
- the plsX gene encoding phosphate acyltransferase PlsX — MTRLTLAIDAMGGDFGPCVTVPAAMQALASNPHLHLLLVGDPDVISSSLAKTDSALRARLQIIAAESVIASDARPAQAIRASRGSSMRIALEQVKEGHAAACISAGNTGALMGLAKLLLRPLDGIERPALMTVLPHQQQGRTVVLDLGANVESDSAMLVQFAVMGAVMAEEVLSITNPRVALLNIGQEETKGLDSIRGAAAILRQSPTINYIGYLEGNDLLTGKTDVLVCDGFVGNVTLKTMEGVVRMFLSLLKSQGEGKKKAWWLRIIGRWLQKRLAKKFGHLNPDQYNGACLLGLRGTVIKSHGAANQRAFTVAIEQAVQAVRRQVPERIAARLQAVLPKSD; from the coding sequence TTGACACGATTGACCCTGGCGATAGATGCCATGGGCGGGGATTTCGGTCCCTGCGTGACAGTGCCTGCGGCAATGCAGGCACTGGCGTCTAATCCGCATCTGCACCTCCTTCTGGTCGGCGACCCCGACGTCATCTCGTCATCCCTTGCAAAAACTGATTCTGCCCTGCGGGCACGTCTGCAAATTATTGCTGCCGAGTCGGTTATTGCCAGTGATGCCAGACCGGCTCAGGCGATCCGCGCCAGTCGCGGTTCGTCGATGCGCATCGCGCTGGAGCAGGTAAAAGAGGGGCACGCCGCGGCCTGCATCAGCGCCGGCAACACCGGCGCGCTGATGGGGCTGGCGAAACTGTTGCTCAGGCCGTTAGACGGCATTGAACGTCCGGCGTTGATGACGGTGTTGCCGCATCAGCAGCAGGGCCGCACGGTGGTACTCGATTTAGGGGCCAACGTGGAATCCGACAGTGCCATGCTGGTGCAGTTTGCCGTTATGGGGGCGGTGATGGCTGAAGAAGTCCTGTCAATCACCAATCCTAGAGTGGCCCTGCTCAATATTGGCCAGGAAGAGACTAAAGGGTTAGATTCGATTCGCGGCGCGGCGGCTATACTGCGGCAGTCGCCGACGATTAACTATATTGGATACCTCGAAGGCAACGATCTTCTTACCGGAAAGACCGACGTGCTGGTCTGCGATGGCTTTGTGGGCAACGTCACGTTGAAAACAATGGAAGGCGTGGTAAGAATGTTCCTTTCGCTGTTGAAATCACAGGGCGAAGGTAAAAAAAAGGCGTGGTGGTTGAGAATTATTGGACGCTGGCTACAGAAACGTCTGGCGAAGAAATTCGGCCACCTCAACCCCGACCAGTACAATGGCGCCTGTCTGTTAGGATTACGCGGCACGGTGATTAAGAGTCACGGTGCTGCCAATCAACGCGCGTTTACCGTGGCGATAGAACAGGCAGTGCAGGCGGTGCGGCGGCAAGTTCCCGAGCGGATTGCCGCCCGCCTTCAGGCTGTATTACCTAAGAGTGACTGA
- the mltG gene encoding endolytic transglycosylase MltG — MTTTRKIVVGVVAAALLAAAYGYWQTRQFADSPLTINQETIFTLPAGSGRVVLEAQLESKHIIKPGPWFGLLLKLEPELAEFKAGTYRFDEKMTVRQMLALLASGREAQFPLRFVEGTRLQEWLSQLRSAPYLKHQLADDQLTTVAAALQLQGEEQGAEGWFYPDTYHYTANTSDVALLKRAHQRMEKEVDEAWQGREDNLPYKSKLELLTMASIVEKETAVSDERAKVASVFINRLRTGMRLQTDPTVIYGLGSDYSGTLTRKDLDTPTAYNTYTINGLPPGPIAMPGSASLQAAAHPLKTSYLYFVADGKGGHTFTTNLASHNKAVQVYRLAMKEKNEQ, encoded by the coding sequence ATGACTACAACACGCAAAATCGTCGTCGGGGTGGTTGCGGCAGCACTGTTAGCCGCCGCATACGGTTACTGGCAGACGCGTCAGTTTGCCGATTCTCCCCTGACCATTAACCAGGAAACGATCTTTACCCTGCCCGCCGGCTCCGGCCGCGTGGTGCTGGAAGCCCAGCTGGAGTCAAAGCACATTATCAAACCCGGCCCGTGGTTTGGACTGTTGCTGAAGCTGGAGCCGGAGCTGGCGGAGTTCAAGGCCGGCACCTATCGCTTCGATGAAAAGATGACCGTGCGCCAGATGCTGGCGCTGCTGGCCTCCGGTCGCGAAGCGCAGTTCCCGCTGCGCTTTGTCGAAGGAACGCGCCTGCAGGAGTGGCTCAGCCAGCTGCGCAGCGCCCCCTATCTGAAACATCAGCTGGCAGACGACCAGCTGACGACCGTTGCCGCCGCGCTGCAGCTGCAGGGTGAAGAGCAGGGTGCCGAAGGCTGGTTCTATCCGGATACCTACCACTACACCGCCAATACCAGCGATGTCGCGCTGCTGAAACGCGCCCATCAGCGGATGGAAAAAGAGGTGGATGAGGCCTGGCAGGGACGGGAAGATAACCTGCCGTATAAATCGAAACTCGAGCTGCTGACCATGGCGTCGATCGTTGAGAAAGAGACGGCGGTCAGCGACGAGCGCGCTAAGGTGGCGTCGGTGTTTATTAACCGCCTGCGCACCGGCATGCGTCTGCAGACCGACCCCACGGTGATTTATGGCCTTGGCAGCGACTACAGCGGCACCCTTACGCGCAAGGATCTGGACACGCCCACGGCGTATAATACCTACACCATTAACGGCCTGCCGCCGGGGCCGATTGCCATGCCGGGCAGCGCCTCGCTGCAGGCTGCCGCCCATCCGCTGAAAACCAGCTATCTCTATTTTGTCGCTGACGGTAAGGGCGGGCACACCTTTACCACCAATCTGGCCAGCCACAATAAAGCCGTTCAGGTCTACCGGCTGGCGATGAAGGAAAAAAATGAACAGTAA
- the acpP gene encoding acyl carrier protein, producing MSTIEERVKKIIGEQLGVKQEEVVNTASFVEDLGADSLDTVELVMALEEEFDTEIPDEEAEKITTVQAAIDYINGHQA from the coding sequence ATGAGCACTATCGAAGAACGCGTTAAGAAAATCATTGGCGAGCAGCTGGGCGTTAAGCAGGAAGAAGTTGTGAACACTGCCTCTTTTGTTGAAGATCTGGGCGCTGATTCTCTTGATACCGTTGAGCTGGTGATGGCTCTGGAAGAAGAGTTCGATACCGAGATTCCGGACGAAGAAGCTGAGAAAATCACTACTGTTCAGGCTGCTATTGATTACATCAATGGTCACCAGGCATAA
- the rpmF gene encoding 50S ribosomal protein L32, producing the protein MAVQQNKPTRSKRGMRRSHDALTTATLSVDKVSGETHLRHHITADGYYRGRKVITK; encoded by the coding sequence ATGGCCGTACAACAGAATAAACCAACCCGTTCCAAGCGTGGCATGCGTCGTTCGCACGATGCTCTGACCACTGCAACTCTTTCCGTAGACAAAGTTTCAGGCGAAACTCATCTGCGTCACCACATCACTGCGGATGGTTACTACCGCGGTCGCAAGGTCATCACTAAGTAA
- the pabC gene encoding aminodeoxychorismate lyase → MMWINGIRQQTIEASDRAVQFGDGCFTTARVRQGQVEWLEAHLQRLQQGCERLLIADVDWAALRSEMIAASATLADGVLKAIVTRGSGGRGYSASGCGSPTRIISLAAYPAHYDALRHSGARLALSPVRLAQNPLLAGIKHLNRLEQVLIRTRLEQTGADEALVLDTDAMLVECCAANLFWRTGDRVFTPDLSESGVNGIQRQRVMQQIVAHGLSLSEVRVGIDALAAADEVFITNALMPVLPVRQVESWHYPSRQLFSLLCPH, encoded by the coding sequence ATAATGTGGATTAACGGTATACGGCAGCAGACGATCGAGGCCAGCGATCGGGCGGTACAGTTTGGCGACGGCTGTTTCACCACCGCGCGCGTCAGGCAGGGGCAGGTAGAGTGGCTGGAGGCGCATCTGCAGCGGCTGCAGCAGGGCTGTGAACGGCTGCTGATCGCCGATGTCGACTGGGCGGCGCTGCGGTCTGAAATGATCGCCGCCAGCGCCACGCTGGCAGACGGCGTGCTGAAGGCAATCGTCACCCGCGGAAGCGGTGGCCGCGGCTACAGCGCCAGCGGCTGCGGCAGCCCGACGCGAATTATTTCGCTGGCCGCCTACCCGGCGCACTACGACGCTTTACGCCACAGCGGTGCCCGGCTGGCGCTCAGCCCGGTGCGGCTGGCGCAAAACCCGCTGCTGGCCGGTATTAAACACCTCAACCGGCTTGAGCAGGTGCTGATCCGCACACGGCTTGAACAGACGGGGGCCGACGAGGCACTGGTGCTTGACACTGATGCTATGCTGGTGGAATGCTGTGCGGCGAATTTATTCTGGCGCACCGGGGATCGGGTCTTTACCCCGGACTTAAGCGAATCAGGGGTCAACGGCATCCAGCGACAGCGGGTGATGCAGCAGATTGTCGCCCATGGCCTGTCACTCAGTGAGGTGCGCGTGGGAATTGATGCGCTGGCCGCTGCCGATGAGGTTTTCATCACCAATGCGCTGATGCCGGTGCTGCCTGTGCGTCAGGTCGAGTCATGGCACTATCCTTCGCGCCAGCTGTTTTCTCTGCTTTGCCCCCATTAG
- the fabD gene encoding ACP S-malonyltransferase has protein sequence MTQFAMVFPGQGSQSVGMLAELAAEHPLVEQTFAEASDALGYDLWQLVQQGPAEELNKTWQTQPALLAASVAIFRVWQEKGGKAPSMLAGHSLGEYSALVCAGVIAFADAIKLVELRGKLMQEAVPEGTGAMQAIIGLDNASIVKACEESAQGQVVSPVNFNSPGQVVIAGNKEAVERAGAACKAAGAKRALPLPVSVPSHCALMKPAADKLAEALQQLTFNAPQFPVVNNVDVQCETSGEAIRSALVRQLYSPVRWTECVEFMARQGVTSLLEAGPGKVLTGLTKRIVDTLTAAAVNDPASLSAALEQ, from the coding sequence ATGACGCAATTTGCAATGGTCTTCCCGGGACAGGGATCGCAGTCGGTCGGCATGCTGGCCGAACTGGCCGCTGAACATCCGCTGGTGGAACAGACTTTCGCCGAAGCTTCTGACGCGCTGGGCTACGATCTGTGGCAGCTGGTGCAGCAGGGTCCTGCTGAAGAACTGAACAAAACCTGGCAAACGCAGCCGGCTTTACTGGCTGCATCTGTTGCCATTTTCCGCGTTTGGCAGGAAAAAGGCGGAAAAGCGCCGTCAATGCTTGCAGGCCACAGCCTGGGTGAGTACAGTGCGCTGGTTTGTGCCGGGGTGATCGCGTTTGCTGATGCGATTAAGCTGGTAGAACTGCGCGGTAAACTGATGCAGGAAGCCGTTCCGGAAGGAACGGGTGCCATGCAGGCGATTATTGGCCTCGACAACGCGTCGATCGTCAAAGCCTGCGAAGAGTCTGCACAGGGGCAGGTGGTGTCACCGGTGAACTTCAACTCACCGGGTCAGGTGGTGATTGCCGGCAATAAAGAAGCCGTTGAGCGTGCCGGTGCCGCCTGTAAGGCTGCCGGCGCCAAACGTGCACTGCCGCTGCCGGTTAGCGTGCCGTCACACTGTGCGCTGATGAAACCCGCCGCCGACAAACTGGCGGAGGCGCTGCAGCAGCTGACCTTTAACGCGCCGCAGTTCCCGGTCGTCAACAACGTTGACGTACAGTGCGAAACCTCTGGCGAGGCGATTCGCAGCGCGCTGGTGCGTCAGCTGTACAGCCCGGTGCGCTGGACGGAGTGCGTAGAATTTATGGCCCGGCAGGGCGTGACGTCACTGCTGGAAGCGGGTCCGGGCAAGGTGTTGACCGGTCTGACAAAACGTATTGTTGACACACTGACGGCGGCGGCGGTAAACGATCCGGCCAGCCTGTCTGCAGCGCTTGAGCAATAA
- the yceD gene encoding 23S rRNA accumulation protein YceD produces MQKVKLPLSLDLVRTAQKRLDYQGVYTPDQVERIAESVVSVDSDVVCAMSFAIDPQRLAVLEGTAEVSVTLCCQRCNKTFAHEVHVSYCFSPVVTDEQAEALPEAYEPIDVNEFGETDLLAMVEDEIILALPVVPVHDSEHCEVSEADMVFGQLPAEAEKPNPFAVLASLKHK; encoded by the coding sequence ATGCAAAAGGTAAAATTACCCCTGTCTCTCGACTTAGTACGTACTGCTCAAAAACGCCTGGACTACCAGGGTGTTTACACCCCTGATCAGGTTGAGCGTATTGCCGAGTCAGTAGTCAGTGTGGACAGCGATGTAGTATGCGCGATGTCGTTCGCGATTGACCCACAGCGTCTGGCAGTACTGGAAGGTACCGCTGAAGTTTCCGTTACGCTGTGTTGCCAACGCTGCAACAAGACGTTTGCTCACGAGGTCCACGTATCGTACTGTTTCAGCCCGGTCGTCACCGACGAGCAGGCAGAAGCTCTACCGGAAGCGTACGAGCCGATCGACGTCAACGAGTTTGGCGAAACCGATCTGCTGGCAATGGTTGAAGATGAAATCATCCTCGCCCTGCCTGTCGTTCCGGTGCATGATTCTGAACACTGTGAAGTGTCCGAGGCGGACATGGTGTTTGGTCAACTGCCTGCAGAGGCGGAAAAACCGAATCCATTTGCCGTATTAGCCAGTTTAAAGCATAAGTAA
- the fabF gene encoding beta-ketoacyl-ACP synthase II, whose protein sequence is MSKRRVVVTGLGMLSPVGNTVESTWNALVAGQSGISPIDHFDTSAYATRFAGLVKDFNCDDFISRKDQRKMDAFIQYGVVAGIQAMQDSGLVITDENAERVGAAIGSGIGGLGLIEENHASLVNGGPRKISPFFVPSTIVNMVAGHLTIMFGMKGPSISIATACTSGVHNIGHAARIIAYNDADVMLAGGAEKASTPLGVGGFGAARALSTNNDNPQAASRPWDKDRDGFVLGDGAGLLVLEEYEHAKQRGAKIYAEIVGFGMSSDAYHMTSPPENGAGAALAMVNALKDAQLKPEQIGYINAHGTSTPAGDKAETQAVKSVFGESASTVLVSSTKSMTGHLLGAAGAVESIFTILALRDQIVPPTINLDNPDEGCDLDFVPHTARKVENMEYALCNSFGFGGTNGSLIFRKI, encoded by the coding sequence GTGTCTAAGCGTCGTGTAGTTGTGACCGGTCTTGGCATGTTGTCTCCTGTCGGCAATACCGTAGAGTCCACCTGGAATGCTCTTGTTGCCGGTCAGAGTGGCATCAGCCCGATCGACCATTTTGATACCAGTGCCTATGCAACCCGTTTTGCCGGTCTGGTAAAGGATTTTAACTGTGACGATTTCATCTCGCGTAAAGATCAGCGCAAGATGGACGCCTTTATTCAATATGGCGTCGTTGCAGGCATTCAGGCCATGCAGGATTCCGGCCTGGTCATTACTGACGAGAACGCCGAACGTGTGGGTGCTGCTATTGGCTCCGGAATTGGCGGCCTGGGTCTGATTGAAGAGAATCACGCGTCACTGGTTAACGGTGGCCCGCGTAAAATCAGCCCGTTCTTTGTTCCCTCAACCATCGTTAATATGGTTGCCGGACACCTGACCATCATGTTTGGCATGAAAGGTCCCAGTATTTCTATCGCTACCGCCTGTACGTCTGGCGTGCATAACATCGGCCACGCTGCGCGTATTATCGCCTACAACGATGCCGATGTTATGCTGGCCGGCGGAGCGGAAAAAGCCAGTACGCCGCTTGGCGTGGGTGGCTTTGGCGCGGCGCGCGCACTGTCGACCAATAACGATAATCCGCAGGCGGCCAGCCGCCCGTGGGACAAAGATCGTGACGGCTTCGTGCTGGGTGACGGAGCGGGTCTGCTGGTACTGGAAGAGTACGAGCACGCCAAACAGCGCGGCGCGAAAATCTATGCCGAAATCGTCGGCTTTGGTATGAGCAGCGATGCCTACCATATGACCTCACCGCCTGAAAATGGCGCCGGTGCGGCACTGGCGATGGTCAACGCGCTGAAAGATGCGCAGCTGAAACCTGAACAGATCGGTTATATCAACGCGCACGGTACCTCAACCCCGGCCGGTGATAAAGCGGAAACGCAGGCGGTTAAGTCGGTGTTTGGTGAGTCAGCCAGCACGGTGCTGGTCAGCTCAACCAAGTCGATGACCGGCCACCTGTTAGGGGCGGCGGGCGCGGTAGAGTCGATTTTTACCATTCTGGCCCTGCGCGACCAGATCGTTCCGCCGACCATCAATCTGGATAATCCGGACGAAGGCTGTGACCTCGACTTTGTGCCGCACACCGCGCGTAAAGTTGAAAACATGGAATATGCCCTGTGCAACTCCTTTGGTTTCGGCGGCACTAACGGCTCGCTGATCTTCCGTAAGATTTGA
- the fabG gene encoding 3-oxoacyl-ACP reductase FabG, with amino-acid sequence MNFEGKIALVTGASRGIGRAIAETLVAKGAKVVGTATSQSGADAISEYLGDNGKGLLLNVTDAASIDSVLENIRSTFGEVDILVNNAGITRDNLLMRMKDDEWQDILDTNLTSVFRLSKAVMRAMMKKRAGRIITIGSVVGTMGNAGQANYAAAKAGLIGFSKSLAREIASRGITVNVVAPGFIETDMTRALSEDQRAGILAEVPAGRLGDAQEIANAVAFLASDEAAYITGETLHVNGGMYMV; translated from the coding sequence ATGAATTTCGAAGGTAAAATTGCGCTGGTAACCGGCGCAAGTCGCGGCATTGGCCGTGCTATCGCGGAAACGCTGGTCGCTAAAGGTGCCAAAGTTGTCGGCACCGCCACCAGCCAGAGCGGCGCTGATGCCATCAGCGAGTATCTGGGTGACAACGGCAAAGGGCTGTTGCTCAACGTCACTGACGCGGCTTCGATTGACAGCGTCTTAGAAAATATTCGCAGCACATTTGGCGAAGTGGATATTTTAGTCAATAATGCAGGCATCACGCGTGACAATCTTCTGATGCGCATGAAAGATGATGAGTGGCAGGATATCCTGGACACCAATCTGACTTCCGTATTCCGTCTTTCAAAAGCGGTAATGCGTGCGATGATGAAGAAACGCGCGGGCCGGATTATTACCATTGGCTCCGTCGTTGGAACAATGGGTAATGCGGGCCAGGCAAACTACGCGGCAGCAAAAGCGGGTTTGATTGGCTTTAGCAAGTCACTGGCGCGTGAAATCGCGTCACGTGGCATTACCGTTAACGTTGTGGCACCTGGTTTCATTGAAACCGACATGACGCGTGCGTTGAGCGAAGATCAGCGTGCGGGCATTCTGGCGGAAGTGCCTGCGGGTCGCCTTGGCGATGCGCAGGAAATCGCCAATGCTGTAGCATTTTTAGCCTCTGACGAGGCGGCGTACATCACAGGTGAGACGCTGCACGTCAATGGCGGAATGTACATGGTTTAA
- a CDS encoding nucleoside triphosphate pyrophosphatase gives MRQLVLASTSPYRQALLAKLQLPFTTAAPSTDETPHPGESAEDLVLRLAIAKARALGEAFPDSLIVGSDQVCVLNGAICGKPHTEENARAQLRAASGNSVVFYTGLALFDSRDGSVQSRVEPFSVDFRPLSDAEIARYVALEQPLNCAGSFKSEGLGITLFERLSGRDPNTLVGLPLIALAEMLRNAGVDPLA, from the coding sequence ATGCGACAACTGGTGTTAGCGTCCACTTCACCCTATCGTCAGGCCCTGCTGGCAAAGCTTCAGCTGCCGTTTACCACCGCCGCCCCGTCAACTGACGAAACGCCTCATCCCGGTGAATCTGCTGAGGATTTGGTGCTCCGGCTGGCGATCGCTAAAGCCCGTGCGCTGGGGGAAGCTTTCCCCGATAGCCTGATCGTGGGTTCAGACCAGGTCTGCGTGCTTAACGGCGCGATCTGCGGCAAGCCCCACACCGAGGAGAATGCCCGCGCACAACTGCGCGCCGCCAGCGGCAACAGCGTGGTGTTTTATACCGGACTGGCGCTGTTCGACAGCCGCGACGGCAGCGTGCAGAGCCGGGTTGAGCCATTCAGCGTCGATTTCCGCCCGCTGAGCGACGCGGAAATAGCCCGCTACGTTGCGCTGGAGCAGCCGCTCAACTGCGCGGGCAGCTTTAAGAGTGAAGGGTTGGGGATTACGCTGTTTGAGCGCTTATCCGGCCGCGATCCGAACACGCTGGTCGGCCTGCCGCTGATCGCACTGGCGGAAATGCTACGTAATGCCGGAGTAGATCCGCTGGCGTAA